A genome region from Spirochaetota bacterium includes the following:
- a CDS encoding ABC transporter ATP-binding protein, protein MTILKLENVSLSLDNKPILNNLSVDFWEGHIHAIVGPNGAGKSTLSYVIMGLSGYRNITGTIYFKGKPINDLSIHQRARLGISLGWQEPARFEGLTVAQYLNASKKDHGMSVDEAMEVVGLSTAEYLPRACDKTLSGGERKRIELASLLVMQPELVLLDEPDSGIDIEALERIFDAINLLKERGSTVITITHSMAVLKKAEHAFLMCHGSIIDKGSIDKISGYFENKCIPCEHKNIPVLGEIQ, encoded by the coding sequence ATGTTTCTTTATCACTTGACAACAAACCCATACTCAATAACCTTTCGGTTGACTTTTGGGAAGGGCATATACATGCCATAGTAGGCCCTAATGGAGCTGGTAAATCAACATTATCCTATGTCATTATGGGATTAAGCGGGTACCGAAACATAACCGGAACTATCTACTTTAAAGGAAAACCTATCAATGACCTGTCAATACACCAACGTGCCCGGCTGGGAATAAGCTTAGGATGGCAGGAACCCGCCCGATTTGAAGGGCTTACTGTTGCACAATATCTCAATGCATCTAAAAAAGATCATGGCATGTCTGTTGATGAAGCAATGGAGGTAGTGGGTCTATCTACTGCCGAATATCTTCCCCGAGCATGCGATAAAACATTAAGTGGTGGCGAGCGCAAACGCATTGAACTGGCATCACTTTTGGTAATGCAACCAGAGCTGGTGCTGCTTGATGAACCGGATTCTGGTATTGATATAGAAGCACTGGAACGGATTTTTGATGCTATCAATCTTTTAAAAGAAAGAGGCTCTACGGTAATAACTATCACTCATAGTATGGCGGTGTTAAAAAAAGCCGAACATGCATTCTTGATGTGTCATGGCAGTATTATCGACAAAGGTAGCATAGATAAAATTTCTGGCTACTTTGAAAACAAATGCATACCCTGTGAACATAAAAACATCCCTGTTCTTGGAGAAATACAGTAA
- a CDS encoding type II toxin-antitoxin system HicB family antitoxin — MSRWNLVFNYQYTIGKEDKYYVAQCLNVDISRFGETIDESINNLLEAVELYFENNDNPEYAIVENVMIGESVLNV, encoded by the coding sequence TTGTCAAGGTGGAATTTGGTATTTAATTACCAATATACAATAGGGAAAGAAGATAAATATTATGTAGCACAATGTTTAAATGTTGATATTTCTAGATTTGGTGAAACAATAGATGAATCCATCAATAATTTGCTAGAAGCAGTTGAATTGTATTTTGAGAATAACGATAATCCTGAATATGCAATTGTAGAAAATGTAATGATTGGAGAAAGTGTACTAAATGTCTAA
- a CDS encoding IS1595 family transposase produces MRLEELIQVLQTEESAEAFLREKGILKTFTKCIVCQNPHIGKVRRNFYRCHRCKKEWSTRKGSVLEYAKVSFRQFLLIMKLFLLEVPVNQAYKEVGLTYRTVHKAYHLLRKSIYQSIQKQETVLEGEIEMDEAYFGGRRKGNRGRGAHKKIPVFGILERNGRVSVEIVEDVTAERLLKESIKKVKRGSLIYTDKFKSYDGLVMYGFRHERLDKSKRF; encoded by the coding sequence ATGAGATTAGAAGAATTAATACAGGTATTACAGACAGAAGAAAGTGCAGAAGCCTTCTTACGGGAAAAAGGGATTCTTAAAACCTTTACGAAGTGCATAGTTTGCCAAAACCCCCATATAGGGAAAGTGAGAAGGAATTTTTATCGGTGTCACCGGTGCAAGAAGGAATGGAGTACTCGCAAAGGGAGCGTATTGGAATATGCGAAGGTAAGCTTTCGTCAATTTTTGTTAATAATGAAGTTATTTTTACTTGAAGTACCTGTCAATCAAGCATATAAAGAGGTAGGTCTTACGTATCGGACGGTGCATAAAGCATATCACCTGCTGCGCAAAAGCATCTATCAGTCTATACAAAAGCAAGAGACTGTTTTAGAAGGTGAGATAGAGATGGATGAAGCATATTTTGGAGGCAGGAGGAAAGGGAATAGAGGCAGGGGGGCGCATAAGAAAATTCCTGTATTTGGGATATTAGAGCGCAATGGGAGGGTGAGCGTGGAGATAGTAGAAGATGTCACAGCGGAACGTTTACTAAAAGAGTCAATCAAGAAAGTAAAACGAGGGAGTTTAATTTACACAGATAAGTTTAAAAGTTACGATGGGCTTGTGATGTATGGGTTTAGACATGAGAGACTCGATAAAAGCAAGCGATTTA
- a CDS encoding SufD family Fe-S cluster assembly protein: GSTLQKPVHLCFGMLPEDGLQEIIMSVVIEEKANVSILAHCTFPNAKNITHKMDANIVIKEGAHYSYVERHVHAPGGIITVVPHAIVTVEKHATFKTDFELLRGKAGIIDINYETTCHEYSRMEMNAKVNGIANDDITIREIGHLKGEGAVGVLTTRIAVRDNAKAAVYNTLTAHAPYARGHVDCKEIIQDNGIAKAIPVVEVYHPKAHVTHEAAIGSVDDKQLQTLMARGLDEDQAVDLIIQGLLS, translated from the coding sequence AGGCAGCACACTACAAAAGCCGGTACATCTTTGTTTTGGTATGCTGCCCGAAGATGGCCTTCAGGAAATCATTATGAGTGTGGTAATTGAAGAAAAAGCAAATGTTTCAATCTTAGCCCACTGCACATTTCCCAATGCAAAGAATATTACCCATAAGATGGATGCAAATATTGTAATTAAAGAAGGCGCACATTACTCGTATGTAGAGCGACATGTGCATGCACCGGGAGGTATAATTACTGTTGTTCCGCATGCGATAGTTACTGTTGAAAAGCATGCTACTTTTAAAACTGACTTTGAGCTTTTAAGAGGAAAAGCTGGTATTATTGACATTAATTATGAAACTACATGCCATGAATACAGCCGTATGGAAATGAATGCAAAAGTCAATGGCATTGCCAATGACGATATCACCATTCGTGAGATTGGCCATCTCAAAGGTGAAGGTGCCGTGGGAGTACTTACTACACGTATTGCAGTCCGCGATAACGCTAAAGCAGCAGTGTACAACACATTAACAGCACACGCACCGTATGCACGTGGGCATGTTGACTGCAAAGAGATTATACAGGACAATGGAATAGCAAAGGCCATTCCTGTAGTAGAGGTGTATCACCCAAAAGCACACGTTACCCATGAGGCAGCAATTGGCAGTGTTGACGATAAACAACTACAAACACTTATGGCGCGTGGCCTTGATGAAGACCAGGCAGTGGATTTAATTATTCAGGGTTTATTGTCGTAG
- a CDS encoding SufBD protein, with the protein MNDKREIAQTLYKTMGLTDAALNDPQIAHLVINGNMVVGAHLVPGLVVEPQETKTGVIVTMKVLAGSTLQKPVHLCFGMLPEDGLQEIIM; encoded by the coding sequence ATGAATGATAAACGCGAAATTGCACAAACGCTATACAAAACAATGGGTCTGACTGATGCAGCCCTTAACGACCCACAAATAGCTCACTTAGTCATCAATGGAAATATGGTGGTTGGTGCTCATCTTGTGCCAGGACTTGTAGTTGAACCACAGGAAACTAAAACTGGCGTGATAGTTACCATGAAAGTACTTGCAGGCAGCACACTACAAAAGCCGGTACATCTTTGTTTTGGTATGCTGCCCGAAGATGGCCTTCAGGAAATCATTATGA